AGTGCGATGCGGACTAAAGCGCTGTAGCTGCTCGTAATGATGTAGCGCTTCTGGAATGCTCTCTGACACCAACTTATCAATGACAAACTGGCGCTCATTGTGCTGTTGTTGCTGCTGCTCGTTTAGCTCACCGCTCCAGTCACGGTAGCGTTTCAGTTTGCCATTAATCCGGTCAAGAATAGCCACCGCTTCGATGGGCATGGCATTTAGGGTGGCCTCGTCGACCACATCAACAAGTTCAGTCATAATCGGACAGCGTCCATGTTTGAGATACCATAAAGTATCAGGGTCAAAAGGAGGGCGATTGGTCGGGCGCAACTGCGCGCGATTGGATAGATATCGATCAGTCAGCGGCGTTGGTGAGTGTATATCATTAACCCGCGCCAAAGCGTCACAGATACGATCAGCACGCGCAGGAGGTGTCAGTACAGAACCTTTATGACTCTCCAAATTGCTGTTGGAATCGCTGTTATCGGAATTACTGTTATCAGCACCTTCTGTGTCACAGCTGACAGCCGCTTGCTGAGCGCTCTTTGCAGCTTGCGTTGGCAGATCATCATGAGCTTGCCCAAATGACTGTAGCATTCTTGTCAAACTTACGACCATGACCTACTCTACTCCTCATCCGTTGCTTTCGGTATCGTGCTGGTATTGCGTACATTCATTCAATAGCGTATCTTAACAGCTTTTTATCTGTCTGCCAGTAAGCAAAATGTCACCATACTCTCTCTACAACACTGTAAGCACAATATTATGAATGCTCCCGATTATATTTCTGGCTTCTTGCTTGGGCTGTCTCTCATTATCGCAATTGGTTCACAAAACGCATTTGTGCTCAAACAAGGTCTGAGACGCGAACATATATTCTTTATTTGTCTGTTCTGTGCGCTCAGCGATGCGTTTTTGATCACTGCTGGCGTCGCTGGTTTTGGTGCAGTGACCGCTCAATACCCACAAGTTATCAATGTTGCTAAGTTCGCGGGCATAGTATTCTTGCTCGGTTACGGATTACAGAGCCTATATGCTAGTGTGCGTTTATCTCATGCTCTGACTGTTGATGGACAAACTGTAACCAGCTTAAAAAAAGCACTGTTATTGTGTTTTGGCTTTACTTGGCTCAATCCTCATGTCTATCTAGATACATTGGTGCTAGTGGGGATGGTTTCAACAGGAGCAAGCAGCAAACTGGCATTCGCAACTGGTGCGGTGAGCGCTTCATTCTTTTTCTTCTTTGCACTTGGCTATGGCGCAAGGCTATTAAAACCATTATTTGCAAAGCCTAAAGCTCGGAACATACTTGATGCATTGATAGGTATTCTGATGTTTTATTTGGCTTGGCACTTATATCAAAGTTAAATAAAAAAGAAACAAAAAAACCAAACACACTCATTGAGCATGTTTGGTTTGGACAGTCTATGTTGTTGCCTTTAATATTACCTTTAATTTAGCTACTAATAATCTTACTATTAGCAAAAGCAACTATGAAACAGCTTGTTTCGGTTTATGATGTTTTTTTGCGCTTCTTAGGCTTAACGAAGGTTAAGTTCAAAAAGTGCTCTAGCGAGTCATCAAGGATATCTAGCCACGGCTCTGGAAGCTCAGGAGATAAGGTCCCAGTCAAAGTAGAACGATAGGCCTTTTCTCTAAAGGTCATGATGTTCTCGGCTTTGTCTTTTTGCCATTCCTTCAAGATCTCGCCCTGTTCTTCTACCGCGAACTCTGGATAATCCGTTGCATTCGTTAAATCACGGATATAAGCAGCTTGAAAATCAATTGAATCGCTGACTGTGACGCACTTAGCATAGGTTGCCAACCATTCTTGCTCGTCTTTTTCACGAGTGGCTAGATCCGGCAATTCAATATCGCCCATGATTACATCGCGGGCATACCATGCTTGCGCATCAAACATATTAAAGGTGAAGTACTGATCTTGCATGCCCAAATAAATCAGTTTTGGATTCGGCTGCCAGAAAATACCTTTATACAAGTTGGCTGGATACAAGCAGTTGTGCGTCTGCAAGCGTAGCTCATCAGGCATGAATGGGAAGTGGAACAAGTAACCCGTACACATAATGATGGCATCAAAGCTTTGGCTAGTACCGTCAGCAAAATGTGCCACATCATCTTCAAAGTGAGTCACTAGTGGTACTTCTTTAATACCATCAGGCCAGTCGTAGCCAAGCGCTTGTGTGCGGTAGCTGATCGTCACTGATTTGGTACCGTACTTGTAGCACTGCGTGCCTATGTCTTCGGCAGAATAACTGCTACCGATAAGTAAGATATCTTCGTCTTTAAACTCTAGTGCATCACGGAAGTCATGAGCATGTAGAATACGACCTGGGAACGCTTCTAAACCTTCAAAGTATGGCATGTTTGGCGTGGAGAAATGGCCTGTCGCAACCACGACATAATCAAACTCTTCAACTTCTTGCTCACCGCTTTTATGATTCATCACCGTAACGGTGAATTTTTGCGTCTCATCATCAAATGATACCCAACGTACTGGGCACTCAAAGCGGATGTATTTTTGAATATCTTGCTTATCGATACGACCCATGATGTAGTCTTTTAGGACTTCACGTGGTGGGTATGATGGGATAGGTTCACCAAAATGTTCATCGAACGAATAATCTGCGAACTCTAAACATTCTTTAGGGCCATTTGACCATAAATAACGATACATACTACCGTGGACAGGCTCACCATTTCTATCTAGACCTGTGCGCCAGCTATAGTTCCACATACCACCGATAGCATTTTGTTTTTCATAACAAACTATTTCCGGTAAGTCTTTAGCACCGGCTAAACGAGCTGCTTCAAAAGCACGTAATTGCGCCAGACCACTTGGACCTGCACCTAAAATAGCAATTCTTTTCTTACTCAAGATTAACTCCTGCTAAAATTAATGGAAGCCCATTATAACATAATTTTATTAATGACTTTTAAACGCGGTGGTTCTTGGTTATCTATAGGCGATTAGACGCTGCAAAGATAGTTGTTAAGGCTATTTGAATGTGGCGCTGAGTAGTGATGATTTGAGAAGCTTAATATTTAGAAACGACAGGCCTGTTAGTTTTATTGCCTGCCACTGATTCAGAGGGAGTGTGTATGGATGGAGAATAGAACATAGTAAAAAAGAGAGCGATAAAGCTTTTAATGGCTATACCAAACCAGGAAACAAAGTACGCAAGCCGCTAACAATAATCTCAATAGAAACAGCAGCCAACAACATACCCATGATTCGGCTCATAATGTTTAGCCCTGTATCACCAAGCAAACGGCTGATACGTCCTGCTGCCATCAGCGCTAAGTAACAAAAAAGACTGATCAATAAGCCTGCAATAATAACCGCAGAAACACGCAATATGCCCGAGACTTGCGAAGAGTAGATAATGACCGTTGAGATACCACCAGGACCAATCATCATAGGAATAGCCAGTGGTACTACCGCTGAAGCGGTGCTTGGAGGGGCATACCTGTCAAATTCGACATCGAAGTTTTCTTGGTCAGGCTTGGCTGGATTACCCTCACCATTCATCATATTAAGGGCAATTAAGAATACTAAAATCCCACCTGCCAGCTGGAACGAGCCTATAGAGATACCAAGTGCCTTTAGCAGTACTTCGCCTACTACCGTAAAAAAACTGATCGTAATAAAAATAGTCAAACAGGCAACGCGGGCAACTTTGCGTCGATTAACCATCGAGTAGCCGCGCGTCAAGTCTAAAAATAGCGTCAAGGCACTAAATGGATTGATCAATACCACAAAGGCCAAGATGATTTTAATGATTTCAGTATCCACTGAGCACTCGCTTATTCATCGGTAAAAATAAAGCAAAAAATAAGGTCATCGTGCGCGTGCAACAATGACCCAGTAGGCGTTTAATAGCGGCATTGTAGCATAGGCAGATATGCTAAT
The sequence above is a segment of the Psychrobacter fulvigenes genome. Coding sequences within it:
- a CDS encoding LysE/ArgO family amino acid transporter, with amino-acid sequence MNAPDYISGFLLGLSLIIAIGSQNAFVLKQGLRREHIFFICLFCALSDAFLITAGVAGFGAVTAQYPQVINVAKFAGIVFLLGYGLQSLYASVRLSHALTVDGQTVTSLKKALLLCFGFTWLNPHVYLDTLVLVGMVSTGASSKLAFATGAVSASFFFFFALGYGARLLKPLFAKPKARNILDALIGILMFYLAWHLYQS
- a CDS encoding MarC family protein encodes the protein MDTEIIKIILAFVVLINPFSALTLFLDLTRGYSMVNRRKVARVACLTIFITISFFTVVGEVLLKALGISIGSFQLAGGILVFLIALNMMNGEGNPAKPDQENFDVEFDRYAPPSTASAVVPLAIPMMIGPGGISTVIIYSSQVSGILRVSAVIIAGLLISLFCYLALMAAGRISRLLGDTGLNIMSRIMGMLLAAVSIEIIVSGLRTLFPGLV
- a CDS encoding NAD(P)-binding domain-containing protein gives rise to the protein MSKKRIAILGAGPSGLAQLRAFEAARLAGAKDLPEIVCYEKQNAIGGMWNYSWRTGLDRNGEPVHGSMYRYLWSNGPKECLEFADYSFDEHFGEPIPSYPPREVLKDYIMGRIDKQDIQKYIRFECPVRWVSFDDETQKFTVTVMNHKSGEQEVEEFDYVVVATGHFSTPNMPYFEGLEAFPGRILHAHDFRDALEFKDEDILLIGSSYSAEDIGTQCYKYGTKSVTISYRTQALGYDWPDGIKEVPLVTHFEDDVAHFADGTSQSFDAIIMCTGYLFHFPFMPDELRLQTHNCLYPANLYKGIFWQPNPKLIYLGMQDQYFTFNMFDAQAWYARDVIMGDIELPDLATREKDEQEWLATYAKCVTVSDSIDFQAAYIRDLTNATDYPEFAVEEQGEILKEWQKDKAENIMTFREKAYRSTLTGTLSPELPEPWLDILDDSLEHFLNLTFVKPKKRKKTS